The stretch of DNA TTCTAAGTTTTTTAGGGCATCTGCTGGTGTAATgtaaattcttttttctctttagtcTGTCCGTGTGCCAGGTAGCCTAAAAATGGCTCAATAGTTATTCAccagctggaagctgcaggaaagaaaatgccagaaaaagATGTGTTTTAACCAGGAAATTAATTCTGCAGTGCAGTCCAGAGCTGACCGGGACGGCCATGAAACAGCCGAGAGCACAAAGTGCAAGCCTCTAGCACTGTGTTGGTTTCTTCTAGGTTGAAGCAGGAAAGCTGGCCCGTGGGATATGCTGGACTCTGATCGCAGCTCCAGGGCCAAAGAGCACTTCATGCTgagtgctgctgtttctggaaGATGATGATCTCTTAAACTGTTCTTGCATCCCTCAGATGCATGCTCAGAGAAATTCCAGACAGGTGTGTTACTAAGGCTCACACGGAAATAGGATAGAAATACGGACTTTAGacaaaaacaatttaaaaaaatgtatatagTCAAATTTTGTATTGAGGCCTTTGCTAGATATCAGGGTAGTGTATGCGAGATGTGATTACTTATTTGGCTTCAGCATAAATTCATGACATGAATCAgttcttcagcagtgtctgggTTAGTGCAGTAGTCCCCAAATGCCCTGAGTAGTGAGGTATTTTGGCTATGGGAATCAAGTATTACTTAAGTAAAATTAGAAGGTTTTCCATGTCTGCTCTCCACATTCCCTGGACGTTTGGCTGTTTGTACCTTTTGCAAGAGTCAATTTTCTTCAGCAGGAGCAGTCAGACAGCTTTTCAGGAGCAAGCAACACCAGGTCAGATCATTGGACTGCTTGTAAGTCCAGTGGTTTGTACTGCTGCTGTGCAATATATGTTAGACCATTCCCTATCTCTTTTTTGTCCTGCGGTATGGTCTGGCTGATGAATGATAGCACGTTTCTCTGGCAATTGTACAGCTTTAACAGTTCAGTAATTCATGGAGCATTTGATATTTTACTTCCACTAGAAGTCATAAATCCACACAGCTTCCATAACTGCCCAGTGGCAGGGCATACACCAAATGCGTATTAAGAATcagcataaatatttacagtCTCTTCTTGGAACAGCCAATAGGCCTTTGTTAATGCAATTaattcagctgcttctgtgctcAGCTTTGGACTGAGTGGTGAAGCTTCCACTACTTCGTACACAGTAGTCATTCAATAACCTGTATTCCAGTTGCTGCTCAGATAATATGACCACCCACAAATAACAATTCCAGACTGGGATTTAGAAACAGTGCATCTGTTAAATCTGCTTGAGCCTTTTAGGCTTCATAGATGGTTTCTACACAGCTGTGATGTCGTTCCTTCCCTGGGTGAAAGGAGTAATGCAATGGGATTCAGTATGTTAGTTACTATCCCAGAGGCTACTCCTTGCCCTTCTTGTGCAAACAAGGTAAAAGGTTTACCACAGTCTGGCAGTCCCAGGGCAGGTGCAGCTAGCTTCAAAATCTTGAATATCTACTTTGTGTGTTGCCCAGTGAATGGGTTCTTCATCATCTTAGGTTATCAGTATTGGGTTTTTCTATTCCTTGAAAGAGCTGTCTGGGGATGGCAGaatcctgcagctcctgaaaaGTATTTGTTTTGAGTAGCTGGTCTTGGAagattttgaattattttaatatgattttcAGATAATCGCTACTCCTCTTGCTGAAGAATGTAACACAGATATATTCTGATATACTTCTCTTACACAAATTGTAACTTATATAGAAAGGTCCAAtgatgatttttaattaaagcaaacaGTAAGGAATGGGTGACAGCTATACAAGATTACTTGGCTATTAATAAAGTATCAACATATTCTATCAAAAATGGATCAACTTTTTTAAACAGTACATCCTGAAAGTCTTTTATTAACACTAGAAAAATAGTGGAGGTCTGAGCAAAATCCTTAGGTCTTGGCTCTGTAGGATGTATCTTTCCCCAAATATATGCAAAAAGGTGTTGAGAGTCTGGATGAATACGTTTGCTTTCTTAAGGTAGAAGTTGCCCGGTTTCGAGTAAGTTGAAGGTTGTAGCTTCTGATCTTTAGGAAATCTCAGGTGTCAGTACTCACAGGGGAATGAGTACTGTGATGAGCCCACCGGACAAGACTCAGGTCCAGACCCACTAACTGAAAGTAGCTGCCTGCATGTGAGCTACAGGTGTCAGGTCCTTGTATAGTCAGTGGAGATGCATTCAGTAGATCTAAAGATTGAGGCGACTTTTAACCAAAACCCAAgaagttgggggtttttttggttttgtttgttggtttggtttggttttgttggttttttttgtttttttctgtgttggaaGCTTAAGGTAACTAAAATCCACTCAGAGCTGAtagtgttatttttaattttaaaaaatgatcttaaaacaagttttaattCTATGTTTGTCATTCCTCTTCTTGCATAATTTAATGCCACATAGAATCTCTTGTTCgtgtaaaataataaaatgataCCTGAGGCTTCTTACTCCTTCTACTCTTCTTCTGCAAACGAAAGATAATGTTTCCAAGAGGATTAAGTTTCATATACTTGATATTTCAGTCATTGACTTTTTTACTTAAAGGAAAAGTCTTACTGTAAGTTTCTGTGCATTACAAGTTGGGCAATGTGTGTTGAAATGATACGGATGCAATGTAGCTGAAAAGTGTGATAATGAAAGAAGCACTAGCTAATTGTTGTGAACTAAGTTGAAAAGCTGCCCTGCAGTGAAAGCTAGTCACACAAGGTGCAGAAACTAATAGAACACTGTCCTTTAAGCCAAACATTGTAATTAGGAACAGCTATTCACACTTTAAAACTGAAcatacttttttccttaatgtgtACTTGGATTATATTTACTAAATTACCCAAGATATCCCTATATATTCTAGTAGCATGACTCAGTTCTTACTGGAATTGCTCAAGAGAGAACCCTCGACCTTGTTTTTTCAAGTCAAATTTTGGCAAAATATGTTCCAAATGTACTTTACTTTAAGTACACCTACAAAGCACTGTGACTTGAAGAAAACATATCACTAGAGTGTACTGAGCCTGATTCAAATAAGAAATATCAAGTGGATGCTAGGTGTGACAGATGTCATGTTGCAGCTTTGGCTTTTAACTGGGAAAACTGGAGTCatctggaaatttttttaagtgaggCACTCTGAGCCAGTAGGATATCTAttttaaaggggttttttccttctgatcaTTAGTGTATGATACAAACATCTTTATGAAGGGGAATGCTAGTCATATTCTTTTAGTAATTAGGGCATAAGCACAGAGGAATTAAGGCCTGGATGCAGAAATTCTGCTCGTGTGTGAGCACTGCCAGTCCAGCTGGTTGTCCCTGCGTATGAAACAGCTCGGTACAAACGCGCTGTCTCTGCCACGCGCTCTGGGAGAGGCACAGGTACAGCAAAGCATCGACAGCCTCGGTGTGCCTGCCAGTCCCCGGGACATGCAGGGCCCCTGTGCCCCAGGGGCTACTTCTGAGTGCACCTGAAGCcagttgttggggttttaagaggtctaggttttttttctgttaaaggaatttccCCCCAAACTGTTACTAAGATACAAATCGCTGGGTgcttaagagaaaacaaaagacctggctgctccttttgtttcacctgggtgtgtgggcagttcGGTCTCGGCAGTTCggagagagaggagctgctggttgtTTTCGGccgcttttctttctgctggaaacaacacTGGGATCCCAAAGCCGCCTTCCCTGCTCCgctggaggctgggctgtggccgccctgccctgcTAATGCTTTGAGCCTTCGATACattgtagccgtgctcgccctgcctgcccgaCCTCCGCggggttccccgtttggatacatcgcatctgccacccgggatttgtgctcgtcccggccgttccagcctgccgttccagcccGCCGTTTCAGCttgctgttcccgagggtccggccaggggtttgtgaagcctttgttccatcccttcccgggatcccagggcaccggtgccgcgtgctccccgagctcgctccggagcgccccctgcagccgcgggggaaccatcgcacctgccctgctcaccgggagccgccagcgcccctgccggctgcgagcggaactgcacccgaggggaaagggcccgacagccgagaaggctggcactgggtttgtgattgttcgctgttactgccataattattgctgtttgtttgactggttatatatataatatataatagtagagaactgttattcctatttcccacatctttgcctaaaagcccttgatttcaaaattataataactcggagggaaaggggttacatctgccattccaagggaggcttctgccttccttagcagacacctgtctttcaaacctAGACACTAGTGCAGCTAGGTTCCACATCTGGCTTCAAGGGACACCTCAAGGCTGCCATAAGCAGCAAGGAAATGGGCTGCAGCCATGCAGGATGGCTAAAGAAGCTCATTCTGTTTCATGGAATAAAGGgaatgtcctgggttgcagtgtattctgtTACTATCCTCAGGAGCTATTGGAACCAGGTGgagcagtgtttccttgcctcctccccccagactatctttctgttaattgcccatcattgtcctgccgcctgactcagagataactccctccggactatcttctgttaatgagcctaatcaacactttgcctcatgactcattaccccattgtgagatgctccacccagagggaggaaccaagcatcccatcgtgaatataatctgggactctgaccaccagagacaacccttcccactggatttccagaggacaggagctacacagccaccattgaacttcctgaggaagagcagactcttttactacaggatcactgcttcagaggactgcagccaccattctaccagactgctaccaccaccctgcctaacagggtgtcaggttgtaccttgactctgtcagtttgacagtgtttttcttttacttttttcttccttttctttaatttccattaaatcgttattctgacttggtgcctcccactggtttgttttcaaactagtataGGGAATAGCAACAATTCATTTGCCCCTAtttgaggaaagaaatggaCTGCATGTGAAGCTGCAAAATGCACATATGGCAAACAAAGCAAGATGAATTTCAGCTTACTGGTAAAAcgtgttttccttcttttaatcttttcaatGATGGTGACAATGAGGCTAAGTGAGTAGCTTCCCTGAGATGTGGTGGCATTTTCAGTGGCTTTGTATAATTGTCTTCATGGGCAGCAGTGTTCCCCCTGTAGCTAGGGACTCATACCATTTGTTTAAACATGTCTGTATTTGCTTTCAATCATAAGAAACCCTCCCTGTCAGCACTGGGTACGGCTTTACAGATTCACACATCTTTCCTTTCCTAGCACTGGCTGTCtctcattttatattttgaacCAAATGAAGTTTAAACTTGATCAGGCATAGTGAGAATAAACGGTGCTGTCTCCCCTCAAAATAATGGTGCTTACACCAGTTTTATGAGAGACTGTTTTCTGCTTAATATCTTTCAGGGAACCAGGAGCTCAGGAACATGTCGGGGAAGCCCAGGCTTACCTACTTGAATGGAAGGGGCCGGATGGAGCCCATACGGTGGCTGTTGGCAGCAGCCGGTGTAGAGGTTGGGTGACGTTTTCAGTAGAGTGTTACAGACTGGTGTTTGCAACTTCCCTCAGTGGGGGACAATTTAACATGCGTGTGGAGGATAAAAGCTGCATGAGAGTGGCTAAATTCATATGTCCAATAGCACTGCATGTTTGTAACTACGTTGTTCGGTGGTTGATACGTGGGATGCAAAACTCATTGGCATTCAGAGTTCATTAGCAGTAGTATCAATCTCCTGAAGTAATTAACCCTAATGGGACAAAATGGGGATTTATTTAAAGAACCTTTATTAATTGTAAGTTTTGTAGCTGTGCTAAACCTCCTTAACTCAGTCTTATTAAGTGTGCAGTTACGATGTGTGTAAACTGGGGTGGGGTTAGAAATATTTGatgtgccttttttcctttggcgCTGGCCCCAACCTGTCTTGTTTCTGTAGATGCTTGCACTCTGTTTCTGCTTGGTCTTGGTTTATTTCTGTATTAGTGCACTAATGCAGAAGTGGCCGGgccctccttctcttccccatcaGCTGTCAGGGAGTGTTGGATCCTCAGGACATCTGTACCCAAACAGTGTGATTGAAGATCTGGCCCATTACCTTTTGCTTGACTCAGTAGTTCTGTGCATGGTTATGTGCTATCACTTAATAGAAGAAAGTTAACAGAAGAATAGCAGTGTGACACTATTCTCActcctttttcagtttgaagaggtgtatttggaaacaaaagagCAGTATGACAAGTTAATCAAAGGTAAGAATCCTGACACCTGAGGTGTAGtccttcaaaatatttgtcCAGCCTAGCTAAATTTGTGTTCAAAAATAGTTTACTTAAACGAGGGGAAACTTCTAGGTGCACACCTTGAATAGTGCAATACTAGTTTTGAATAACCCATTATTTCCAGTGCCAAATAACTGCTATAAACTAAAAGCCAGAGCATCTGTGATTGTGTTTATTGTAGTACATTAAGCAGGCAAACACTTCTATTTAATATAACTTACTTAACTATGCTGTTGAATTGTTAGCATGGTACCTGGCACAGTTTTCGTCCAGGGCAAATAGAACTCCCTGAGCCTGAGGTATGAAGCTTCCCCTAGTTAAAAAGCATGGAGCCAGCAGGGAGACCTGTGGAAAGCCTGACATAGTCCAAGCAGCATGCCACAAAGGCGACCAGCATGCCACATGCCAACCTTGGGCGAGCAAGACCAGTTCTTCCCACACACCAGTGCAGACCTGTAGCCACTGCCCTTGATATCTGGTCAGAAGAAATCCATCAGTGAACCCCTCCACGGACACCCTGCCTGCCAGGTGGGGAAGGAGTTGGGACTGTGAGGAGCAGTAGAGAGTGCACATGCCTCACAGTTTACCTGCTGCCCAAGACACGTGAGAGAAACCTCAGAGCAGGCTAAGCGTGCCAAGCTATACAAGGAAAGTTGGAAGAGGGCTTGCATGTATTGTGGCTGagctcagaaaggaaaagctgtgtctAAAGAAATTCTGTCAGGGAAAGCTaaagtgaacaaaaataaaatagaagtgGTATTAACTAGATCAGAATTAAATTTGCAGGTCCAGTTGGCTGGGACTCTTACAGTGTGGGAGGACAGTGCAGTGTACACAAACCAATCATAGCTCTAAATCTAAGAGCACAGGTAGTGAAAGCCCAAGTCTGTAAATCCTTCACAAGTATAGGTTATCTAGAAAGAGTGATACTGTAACCAGGATTGTATCTGAGCTTATTGATATCCAGAGAGAATTAAATTATGGTGAAAAGGATAGGGAAGTTTTATAAAGAACATCAAGCGTTCTATGTCTATATATTGAGCTTAAGATGGTgagaacacaaagaaaaaaggtgtgGTTTAATAGAATGGGTTGAAGAAAGATAGATAAATTAGTCATCCTGATAAAGGGACCTCTGGAATGTTGCCAGTTGTGCAGGGCAGGACTCAACAGGAGTAACTCCACATTACTTCTCccttaaactttttttctctccctacCAATATGCTTTTTGACAGGGTTTCCTGTGTTTAGACACTACCACATCGTTAGACTGGCCCAGGCATGATTTTGGCATGTACCAGCTGACAATCCTCCAAGCAATGCCCCAGCAGTGTCAGGATGATGCCTGGGCCAGGGGCTCTTCCCAGCAGGCAGCTTGCAGACAGACAGCTGTTTCAGAGGCAAAGAGAGTTAAATAACTTTGGCCTGGGCAGACCTGTACCTATTGGCCTGAGGGATAACTAACCTGGCACAGTCTGTGCAGCCAAATGTTGGCCAAGTGCTACCTGGGTATCAACGAGCTCTGCTGGTTGCTTACAAATAACAGGttgttgagcttttgatgggGTACCCTTCCTTCCCGGACCAgggtaagagagcagaggaggctgatGTTCTGCTAAGTTCAATAAAGAACTTATATAGtctcatagctttcttgaaggcagagttcaaaGGGGTTATATGATAAaggcaagcagcaacagcaaacagcaggcaaacagcttcttcttcttctatatCCTCTATGCTCTATatgctctgtattttttcttacagaagtgtggattatatttgttaactgaccaataagattaacacacaattctagttttctttttcttaacttatcctggtctaattctaacagtcgtaagtcttacacaagtgttacacatgtattacacagatttgcatatacagtttctatcagttcttcttgtttatgtgaacacGCCATCTAAAATATGTGAACAGTATcattctatctatattttgtcctaaagtaaagaattctgtgaaaaggtaccactgctgcagcaagaactatgtttaaggtctctgctacagctttttaatgtttaaggcacttagcatatatttctactaaaagttaaaaatctatatttctatttcacttcggtgtggcttcatgtatctcagcttgtccaaaggttctaattcaacccctgtgctttggcttccctctgaGCCcaagtccagaggagctttcactccaacaacAGGTGattgattttttaatgtgtacTCCACAGACCACCTTTGGCCAGCACAATCCAATCCCTGAAATTACTGGCAAATTCCTTTTAATCCTGCATATGTATTCTGTGCTGTGGTTATGTGAAGTGGTTCTCCCTGCAAAACGAGGGAGGAGAGGCAGTCCACTACTGATTTTAAGAGGGACTCCTCTTTTCTGTAGATAAGAAACAAATGGTGTATTTAGTTCAGTCATATTTGCTACACTGCTTTTTGTCAAGGGCCAGAAagacaaatttcatttttcacttcacatctttctgctgaaaaatattcttcccaATCTATTAGTTTTCCCATTCTGTTGTTTCTGCTAGATAGATACCAAGTAATGTTTCTTCCTTAAGATGCAGGAATGTGTTCTGGAAAGGCAAGAACACACATGATCTTTCTGTGAATGTTTACAAGAAACAAATCTAGGCTATTTGTTGCTGCAGAGAGAActaatttttgaattttatcTGTAAATTAATAATATAGAACAAGTAAAGAATCTTTGTTAATTCTAGCCTAGCAAGGTATTTTAACAGCTATATTTTAACAGCTCTGGAGAAAGAGGCAGGCAGACGTGCCCGTTAGAATGAACCTTTATATCTGAAAGAAGGATTCACCAAACAGATAAAAACTGagcaattaaaagaaatcattaaCTTTGAGCAATGCGAGTGGCAGCTGCCTGTTTGGACCTGGAGTTCTGCTGTGATTATAAACAAGGCAGGATTGTTCTCTGGATGCCCTTAGTGTGTAAATGGAGGAGGGAGTGTCTCTAAAAACAGTGAATTAGTCCAGCAGAAAACTGGTCTAGAATAGACTGACTTTGCAATGCTAAATCTCTGTGTCTACTTagctctcagagctgcctcACTGAAAGCTCAGACAATTGCTCCGACCATCACCAGCAGAAAATGGGACTACAAAGTTGTTTCTAAATAGGCGTGAATTGTTGTAGAATGACACTAAGGCTAGGCCTGTAAAATCTATGGGGACTCTCAAACTCTTGTCCTGGAGTGACTGTGTGAAACTTACTCAAACACCAACAGCTGTCACAGGCTCTGCCTCTAACTCTGTGGCTTCAGGATGTTCAAAGTGGCCTGACCCCTTCCTGTATTCTATCAGCTTGGCCTTGCTGCAGTACTACTCGTGTATGTCCCTGACAGGGAATTGATCTGCATTCTAAAGAATTGGAATTTTTTGAAGTTCAGATTTACCACATATCTTTATTCTCCTTCTATTCCTTGGGTTGGAAGTGCTGGTTCAGGCTTTTCCTGCCAGCATGAGGCAGGCTCCAGAAGTACAAGCAGGGCCAGCTCTCACCAGCCGGTGAAGCTCCGGCAATGCTGTCAAGCCCAGGCCTCAGCTGCACTGTGGTGACCTCACTACAGGAGTGTGATGCAGGCTGTTTGATCTTCCCCACAATGTTAGCTGGGTGCAGTGAGTCTTACAGTTAGAGCAAGATATCAGTGGTCTTCTACACTGCAAGAGAAATGTGCTCAGTGCCTTGCTCTCCTGTACAGCTTGCAGTCTAGGAGGAGCTAAAAGGCTTTCCTTCACCTCTCCACCCTAGATGGattcctgctcttccagcaAGTGCCCCTGGTCGAGATTGATGGGATGAAGATGGTGCAGACCAGAGCCATCCTGAGCTACATAGCAGGGAAATACAATCTGTATGGGAAAGACCTGAAGGAGAGAGCCCTGTATGTAACACTTCCTATCACTTATGGAGCAGTTTGTTATTTGATAGCTACATTATATAAACCAAATTCAATCCTGTAAATCCAGTATAAAGGCATCAAAAAGACTAACAATAAGTTTTAAGCACTGCTTCTGAAATGTTCCTAAACAGAAACaggcttttattccttttgaaaaatattcatgtttaGTTCATGCTTACTTTTGGCTGTGAAAATTGGCACTGTGTTGGTGATATAAAATTCCTATAAGTTGCCTTAGTTAattggaaaacagatgaaataacttctgtgcttttttctaCCATCTTCCCCTGACCAACAGGATTGACATGTATGTAGAGGGAATAGCAGATCTGATGCAGATGATTttgatgtttcctttttctccacctgatgcaaaggagaaaaatcttgaCTCAGTTAAGGAGAGGGCAACTAACAGGTACTTTCCAGTCTTTGAAAAGGTAAGTGACAGCAAGTATGTATCTATCAAACTGGCAATTATCCAAAAAGTTTCTGCAAAATAATGCATTTGTAGTGTAGGTCAGTTCCCAATCCTCAGCTTTCTTGGCTGTCTCAAAGAAGGAGAAATATAGCAGCACATTTTCCTCTATTTGTTGGCTTGTGTTGTCAGGGCTGTGGTATTTGAACATCTGCAAAGCAATATGTTCTCAGCTGTACAGAAAAACTTTTCACTGAAGTGAAAGCAAGCACATGAGATTATTTTTGTTGAAGGAACAGTCCTATACTTATATTTGTTTAGAGCCCATCTCTCTGCCATGCttaatttcatttggaaaagttTCACTGGAGGAATGCAAAAATCCCTTGCAAATAAATCAGATAGAGAGATTAGGAGTACTTTAGTAAAACAACAGTCATAGATTtataaaacaacaaacccaaccCATATGATTCATGCATCTGGCAATATTTCCCACTTTTGTAATATTTATCTAGTTTTGGTGGAAAACAATAATAAAGGGTGAACATCACAGAACTTCttaacactaaaataaaataacctgTTCCCAAAGGCAGGGATTTTCATTACTTAGCTGTTGCAATTCTGCATTTCTAAGTTTGCTTCCTGATATCAACATTGGACATCACTTTACATGAAGCATCTAAATGGGAGTTCTATGAATTCCTTAAATTGCTTGTTACTTCTTCCATTATCCCTATTTCTAATTCTAGGACTGTTACTAGTTTATTTAAgcatgtggttttgtttctgttcccGGTGCCAATCATCATTCATCATTACTGAGTGACCAAAGTTTGTAGTCTGTCTACTAGAACATGAAATgaacaaaacttcattttttttccagcaacagTGAAATGATGTAGGCTCAGCTTCAGCTGAAAAGTCCACCCTGAAATTTCAGATAGAattgctgctcagctctgcagctgtgctgtgaggcTTAGCTGCCAAGGATGCCCATATGCCCCACTCTCATCTGCAGcccatgttttcttttcttctccaggtttTGAAACAACATGGTCAAGACTTTCTTGTGGGCAACAAATTCAGCTGGGCAGATGTTCAGCTAATGGAAGCCATTTTagcagtggaggaaaaaattcctgctgtgctgtcagggTTTCCTCAGCTGCAGGTAATTTTATTACTGAGCATGCTGTATTCAGGAGCTGGAGGTCAGTCCTGAAGTGATCATCTCCCCAGGCTGTCTAAATCACATTTTTGTGGCCAGAATTTCTCtcttaattgttttttaattattttttttttaggcatttaaaaccaaaatgagcAATATGCCTACAATTAAGAagttcctgcagcctggcagcccaAGGAAACCGCCACCAGATGCCCATT from Corvus cornix cornix isolate S_Up_H32 chromosome 3, ASM73873v5, whole genome shotgun sequence encodes:
- the LOC104693575 gene encoding glutathione S-transferase A4-like isoform X2, translating into MSGKPRLTYLNGRGRMEPIRWLLAAAGVEFEEVYLETKEQYDKLIKDGFLLFQQVPLVEIDGMKMVQTRAILSYIAGKYNLYGKDLKERALIDMYVEGIADLMQMILMFPFSPPDAKEKNLDSVKERATNRYFPVFEKVLKQHGQDFLVGNKFSWADVQLMEAILAVEEKIPAVLSGFPQLQAFKTKMSNMPTIKKFLQPGSPRKPPPDAHYVETVLKVFKK
- the LOC104693575 gene encoding glutathione S-transferase A4-like isoform X1, translated to MHIWQTKQDEFQLTGNQELRNMSGKPRLTYLNGRGRMEPIRWLLAAAGVEFEEVYLETKEQYDKLIKDGFLLFQQVPLVEIDGMKMVQTRAILSYIAGKYNLYGKDLKERALIDMYVEGIADLMQMILMFPFSPPDAKEKNLDSVKERATNRYFPVFEKVLKQHGQDFLVGNKFSWADVQLMEAILAVEEKIPAVLSGFPQLQAFKTKMSNMPTIKKFLQPGSPRKPPPDAHYVETVLKVFKK